The Puniceicoccus vermicola DNA segment ATGGTGAGCCCCAGAGGGTTGTGGTCATGCTTGGTCTCAGCAATGGGCAGATGACTGAAGTCTCCTCAGCAGATCTCTCCATTGGTGACGCAGTCATCATCCGTGAAGAGTTGGCCAAACGGTGATGAATACAGGGATTAAAGAGCCATTGATCGAGCTCCGGGAGCTGAGAAAAACCTACGGTCAGGGGACGGCGGCGTTTGAAACGCTGAGGGGCATTAATCTGGCCATTTACAAAGGAGAGTTCCTTTCGATCATGGGGCCCAGTGGTTCGGGAAAATCGACGTTGATGAATTTGCTGGGATGCCTCGATCAGCCAACCTCGGGGTTCTACTCGTATCAGGGGATCTCGGTCGAGAGTCTTGATGCAGTGCAGCGGTCTTTGCTGCGTCGCTACGCATTGGGGTTCATCTTTCAGGGATTTAATCTCCTGGCCCGCACGAGTGCTCTGGAGAACGTGGAGCTGCCATTGCTTTACCGCGGGATCAAGCGGAGCGAACGTCATCACGTGGCCCGAGAGGCGCTCGCTTCGGTCGGACTTGGCGACAAAGCTCGGAATACCCCGGCAGAGTTATCGGGGGGACAACAGCAGCGAGTGGCGATTGCCCGGGCCATCGTAACCAATCCGAGCACTCTCTTCGCTGACGAGCCGACGGGAAACCTCGATACGACGACGACCGGCGAGATCATGGACTTATTGACCCGACTGAACGCTGAACGGGGCATTACGATTTTGATGGTTACTCATGAAGATGAGGTCGCCGCGTACGCCAAGCGGGTCGTGCGGGTGACGGATGGGCTGATCGAGCACGATCGGTCTCAGGAGAAACCAAGCCGGGAGTTCCTACGATGATCGCCATGTTGGGAAATGCTTTTCTGATCGCGATTCGGGAAATCCGGCGGAACCTGACGCGGACTTTTTTGACGGTGCTGGGCATCATCATTGGAGTATCGGCGGTGATTACAATGGTAACCATGGGGGAGGGAACGACCCAAGCGGTCAAAGACGAGATCTCTCAGCTGGGGAGTAATCTTTTGGTGTTAAGCCCCGGTGTTGGCTTTGGGCCGCGTTCTTCCGAGGCGGGGGTGCCCAATTTTACACTGGAAGACGTCCGGGCCATTCGCACCCAGATTCCCGGTGTTGCTGCGGTAGCTCCGATTCGGGGAGCTTCGCTGAGCACGATCTATCGTCAGGAAGCCCGGAAATCCCAGGTTGTTGGGACCTCTCCAGAATATTTTTTCATCAATAAGTGGGTCGTCGGTGAAGGAAGGATCTTCACCGAGGGCGAAGCGGAGCGGGGAGACGCAGTTGCGGTTATCGGGAATACGGTCCGCCAGAAGCTTTTCGGATCGGAGGATCCTATCGGGAAAAAGATTCGTCTGGGGCAGGCGTCCCTTCAAGTCGTCGGTCTTCTCGCTACGAAAGGACGCATCGGAATGGAGGATCAGGATGATATTATTGTCGTCCCTCTGGCGACGATGCAGCGGCGGCTTGGGGGGCGGGGTTCCTCCCGGGATATTACCGATATCACGATCTCGGCCATCGACGATTCGGATGGCGATCAGTTGATTGCCGAAATTACCCAGCTGATGCGTCAGAGGCGGAATCTGCAATGGAATCAGGACGATAATTTTAGTGTTTTCGATACACGTCAGATCGCTGAGACGTTGAGCGCCTCAACCAAAATGATGACCATGCTTCTGGGGGCGGTCGCGGGCGTCTCTCTTCTGGTCGGTGGGATTGGAATTATGAACATTATGCTGGTCTCGGTGACCGAGCGAACCCGGGAGATTGGAATCCGGCTTGCGATCGGGGCGACCGCCCGTGAGGTCCTTTGGCAATTTATGGTCGAAGCCCTGACCCTTTCGTGTGTCGGGGGATTGGTCGGAATCGGATTGGCCTTTCTCTTCTGCTCAGTGCTCGCTCCAATCATTGAAGTGGGCTTTCTCTTCAACCTGCAGATAAATCTGATCGCTTTCGTCTTCTCGGCCGTGGTTGGGGTGGTCTTTGGATTCGCACCGGCGCGCAGGGCGGCAGGACTGGACCCGATTGATGCTTTGCGTCACGAATAATCCTCTGCTCTGCTGAAGCCTTATGAGGGTCCTGATCGTTGAGGATGATGCTGCGCTTTGCCGAAGCCTAGCCGCTACTTTGCGGGACGAGGCGATCGCGGTCGATATGGCAAATGATGGGGAAGAAGGGTGGATCCGCGCGCGGGAAGAAATCTATGACGCGGTTCTGCTCGATGTCATGATGCCGAAGCTGGATGGCTGGGAGGTGCTCAGTCGTCTTCGGCAGGAATCCAAAGTGCCCGTCCTGATGCTCACGGCGAGGGATACGATCCCCGACCGCGTGAAGGGGTTGGACAGCGGGGCCGATGACTATTTGACCAAGCCCTTCGACAACAGCGAGCTCCTCGCTCGGCTGCGGGCGTTGATCCGTAGGTCGGCGGGCTCTTCTCAGGCCGTTTTGACGGTCGGTGCGCTTCAGGTCGATACCGCGAGACGACAGGTAACCCGGAACGGCGTCGGAGTGGATCTCACTGCCCGCGAATACAGTCTCCTGGAGTATTTGTTGCTAAACCGTGGGAAGGTCTTGAGCCGGACGCTGCTCTACGAGCGCCTGTTCGACGAAAACGACGACAGCCTTTCGAACCTCCTGGACGTCCATGTCTCCAATCTCCGGAAAAAGCTGGGGGCCGAGCTCATCACTACCCGGCGTGGCCATGGCTACATCATCGAATAGGAGACCAGAGATGAAGTTCCCTTTCCATTCCCTCCGTTGGCGTCTCCAGATCTGGTATGCGGTCATTCTTCTGCTGACGATTTCCGCTTTCTGCTTCAGTGCCTACCAACTCTCCTGGTTGAACCAAACTCGCCGAATCGATCGGAGCCTCGTTGAAGAAGAACGGGAGATGATCGAAGCCTTCATCAAGGAGGAGCCTAATCGACAGAAGAGCGAATCGAATGGAGAGGATCGGTCCATATCTCCGGCGGAGTTCTTTCTCCGGGAGTTGCAGGAGGGAGCTGTCCAGCTTCCCGAAGGATTGGAAAGTTCGTTCGATTCGCGGAATGATGGGTTTCAGTATTTTGCCTTTGCCGACGCGGATGGACGGGTCCTTCTCGCCAGTTTGAACGCACCGGATGACATCCGTTTTCTCCCTGTCCCCGAGCGGGGGATGGAGGAAGATTTCCAATTTGACGGGGCCCGTCGTGAAAGCCGGAGTAGCTTTTCCTTTGGTCTGCGGACGGTCTACGGCAAAGATATTACCCCTGAATTGCGCGATCAGCAGACATTTGCGTGGTCACTCGTTCTATCGGGGGGAGCTCTCTGGGTCATCGGCCTTCTCGGTGGGTGGTGGTTGGCGGGGCGAGCGATTCGCCCGATTCAGTCCATCAGTCGCACCGCTACCCGCATCGCCGGGGGAAATCTGGACGAGCGCATCAACGTGTCGGGCCGGGAGGACGAGCTGCACCAACTCAGCCGGGTTTTGAATCAGACCTTCGACGAACTTCAAAATTCGGTGGAGCGGCAACGCCAATTCACCGCTGATGCCTCCCACGAACTC contains these protein-coding regions:
- a CDS encoding ABC transporter ATP-binding protein, with protein sequence MNTGIKEPLIELRELRKTYGQGTAAFETLRGINLAIYKGEFLSIMGPSGSGKSTLMNLLGCLDQPTSGFYSYQGISVESLDAVQRSLLRRYALGFIFQGFNLLARTSALENVELPLLYRGIKRSERHHVAREALASVGLGDKARNTPAELSGGQQQRVAIARAIVTNPSTLFADEPTGNLDTTTTGEIMDLLTRLNAERGITILMVTHEDEVAAYAKRVVRVTDGLIEHDRSQEKPSREFLR
- a CDS encoding ABC transporter permease; the encoded protein is MLGNAFLIAIREIRRNLTRTFLTVLGIIIGVSAVITMVTMGEGTTQAVKDEISQLGSNLLVLSPGVGFGPRSSEAGVPNFTLEDVRAIRTQIPGVAAVAPIRGASLSTIYRQEARKSQVVGTSPEYFFINKWVVGEGRIFTEGEAERGDAVAVIGNTVRQKLFGSEDPIGKKIRLGQASLQVVGLLATKGRIGMEDQDDIIVVPLATMQRRLGGRGSSRDITDITISAIDDSDGDQLIAEITQLMRQRRNLQWNQDDNFSVFDTRQIAETLSASTKMMTMLLGAVAGVSLLVGGIGIMNIMLVSVTERTREIGIRLAIGATAREVLWQFMVEALTLSCVGGLVGIGLAFLFCSVLAPIIEVGFLFNLQINLIAFVFSAVVGVVFGFAPARRAAGLDPIDALRHE
- a CDS encoding response regulator transcription factor, whose protein sequence is MRVLIVEDDAALCRSLAATLRDEAIAVDMANDGEEGWIRAREEIYDAVLLDVMMPKLDGWEVLSRLRQESKVPVLMLTARDTIPDRVKGLDSGADDYLTKPFDNSELLARLRALIRRSAGSSQAVLTVGALQVDTARRQVTRNGVGVDLTAREYSLLEYLLLNRGKVLSRTLLYERLFDENDDSLSNLLDVHVSNLRKKLGAELITTRRGHGYIIE
- a CDS encoding sensor histidine kinase, which gives rise to MKFPFHSLRWRLQIWYAVILLLTISAFCFSAYQLSWLNQTRRIDRSLVEEEREMIEAFIKEEPNRQKSESNGEDRSISPAEFFLRELQEGAVQLPEGLESSFDSRNDGFQYFAFADADGRVLLASLNAPDDIRFLPVPERGMEEDFQFDGARRESRSSFSFGLRTVYGKDITPELRDQQTFAWSLVLSGGALWVIGLLGGWWLAGRAIRPIQSISRTATRIAGGNLDERINVSGREDELHQLSRVLNQTFDELQNSVERQRQFTADASHELRTPLTILISETQRMCKKTRSVEEYAESMAVCRDAGQRMRKLVESLLLLARQEDQVVKFGAEAGEKVDFAEVAEQAVREIRPLAEERGVRCLTSLSPASVVGSRAALGVLVNNLISNAVLHHPGQGQVEVRVEETEGEVILIVADDGTGIAAEDLPHIFERFYRADKSRTDSGEHSGLGLALAQSTAKNHCGSISVESRKGEGAVFTVRLPSWGAECSSKSS